A stretch of the Arthrobacter stackebrandtii genome encodes the following:
- a CDS encoding sugar phosphate isomerase/epimerase family protein — translation MPLAFSTLGCPGDSLAQVIDTARAAGATGLEIRVADGEFAHPGMDAAERAAIAAALCAAGLELVTLASYVKVCAPLEKSDGALPTPGAADAAAGAPAGDGAAHGAHGAADPVLSDLLAAVELAADLSRGNAGAPAQVRVFPGAGIEPCKMGQAASAAHKAADRLGADRLNAAAARARELGVTMLLETHDSHPRASDIARLLQHVDADAPVKVIWDLMHPWRHDEAPERTAQLLADSLAYAQYKDGVRNPGGNTVTLTLPGDGELPLAQMRELVAGISEAHGVTDPWISLEWERAWHPQLPPVADALESLKAVLGLDA, via the coding sequence ATGCCGTTGGCGTTCTCCACCCTGGGCTGTCCCGGGGACTCACTTGCGCAGGTTATTGACACCGCGCGGGCCGCTGGTGCCACAGGACTCGAGATCCGCGTGGCCGACGGCGAGTTCGCCCATCCCGGCATGGACGCCGCCGAGCGCGCCGCCATCGCTGCGGCACTGTGCGCCGCCGGTCTCGAGCTTGTGACGCTGGCCAGCTACGTCAAGGTGTGCGCACCCCTGGAGAAGTCCGACGGCGCATTGCCCACCCCGGGTGCCGCGGACGCCGCCGCGGGTGCCCCTGCAGGGGACGGCGCTGCCCACGGCGCGCACGGCGCAGCCGATCCGGTGCTCTCGGACTTGCTGGCCGCCGTCGAACTTGCCGCAGACCTCTCCCGGGGAAATGCCGGGGCGCCCGCACAGGTGCGCGTGTTCCCTGGGGCCGGGATTGAGCCGTGCAAAATGGGCCAGGCGGCGTCGGCGGCACACAAGGCGGCGGACCGGCTGGGTGCGGACCGGCTGAACGCGGCGGCGGCGCGGGCGCGGGAGCTGGGCGTGACGATGCTGCTGGAGACGCACGATTCACACCCGCGGGCCTCCGACATTGCGCGGCTTTTGCAGCACGTTGACGCGGATGCGCCGGTCAAGGTGATTTGGGACCTGATGCACCCGTGGCGCCATGACGAGGCGCCCGAGCGGACGGCGCAGCTGCTGGCGGATTCGCTGGCCTATGCCCAGTACAAGGACGGCGTGCGGAACCCGGGCGGCAACACGGTCACGCTTACGCTGCCGGGCGACGGGGAACTGCCGCTTGCGCAAATGCGCGAACTGGTGGCTGGCATATCTGAAGCGCATGGTGTCACAGATCCGTGGATTTCGCTGGAATGGGAGCGTGCCTGGCACCCGCAGCTGCCACCGGTCGCGGACGCGCTGGAATCGCTCAAGGCCGTCCTGGGCCTGGACGCCTGA
- a CDS encoding sulfatase-like hydrolase/transferase: MASPARPSSTSTQPRELPNIVFFLSDDQGPWALGCAGNEDIRTPVLDGLAEEGTRLENFFCVSPVCSPARASLMTGQVPSRHGVHDYLTGTEVGAGAPDYLAGQAIFTDVLAENGYRMGLSGKWHMGANDAPRKGFVHWYGLEGGGSPYTKATMYRNGEREETTTYLTDAITEDAQAFLSREAARQAPPTHDGAGAKTGTEPFFLAVNYTAPHKPWKGQHPKEFEDLYKDCTFDSCPQEEPHPWQPTVDGVAIGGEPDVRAALVGYFAAVSAMDAAIGRIMDQLEELGLQQNTLVIFSSDNGFNCGHHGVWGKGNGTFPQNMYDSSVKVPAIFHWPGRIAADQVRHELLSAYDVAATILDLAGLDPAPFETGPGASFAPLLRHADGGPAATERADGAVVVYDEYGPVRMIRTHEHKYVHRHPHGPHELYDLVADPGERVNLMHDAVPHPALPGLRVQLAGWFARHGVPEFDGAALPVAGAGQHLPVGSWNVPATGGPAVPSVGSDPLGAFTGPNWDGV; the protein is encoded by the coding sequence ATGGCCAGCCCGGCACGCCCAAGCAGCACGTCCACCCAGCCCCGCGAACTGCCCAACATTGTGTTTTTCCTCAGCGACGACCAGGGCCCGTGGGCGCTGGGCTGCGCCGGCAACGAGGACATCCGCACGCCGGTGCTGGACGGGCTGGCGGAGGAGGGCACCCGGCTGGAGAACTTTTTCTGCGTCTCTCCCGTCTGCTCCCCGGCCCGGGCCAGCCTGATGACGGGACAGGTCCCGTCGCGCCACGGCGTCCACGACTACCTGACGGGCACCGAGGTGGGCGCAGGGGCCCCCGATTACCTGGCCGGGCAGGCGATTTTCACCGACGTGCTGGCGGAGAACGGCTACCGCATGGGGCTCTCCGGCAAGTGGCACATGGGCGCCAACGACGCCCCGCGCAAGGGATTCGTGCACTGGTACGGATTGGAGGGCGGCGGCAGCCCCTACACAAAGGCCACCATGTACCGCAACGGCGAGCGCGAGGAAACCACCACGTACCTGACGGACGCCATCACCGAGGATGCGCAGGCGTTCCTGTCCCGGGAAGCCGCACGGCAGGCGCCCCCAACACACGATGGTGCCGGCGCCAAAACAGGAACCGAGCCGTTCTTCCTGGCCGTGAACTACACGGCCCCGCACAAGCCGTGGAAGGGCCAGCACCCGAAGGAGTTCGAGGACCTCTACAAGGACTGTACTTTCGACAGCTGCCCGCAGGAGGAGCCGCACCCCTGGCAGCCCACCGTTGACGGCGTCGCCATCGGCGGCGAACCGGACGTCCGGGCTGCGCTCGTCGGCTATTTCGCGGCGGTTAGCGCCATGGATGCCGCGATCGGCCGGATCATGGACCAGCTGGAGGAATTGGGCCTGCAGCAGAACACGCTGGTCATCTTCAGCTCGGACAACGGCTTCAATTGCGGCCACCATGGCGTGTGGGGCAAGGGCAACGGCACGTTCCCGCAAAACATGTACGACTCCTCCGTGAAGGTCCCCGCCATCTTCCACTGGCCGGGCCGCATCGCCGCGGACCAGGTCCGCCACGAGCTGCTCTCCGCCTACGACGTCGCCGCCACCATTCTGGACCTCGCCGGCCTGGACCCCGCCCCCTTCGAGACCGGCCCCGGCGCCTCGTTCGCACCTCTGCTGCGCCACGCTGACGGCGGCCCCGCCGCAACTGAACGGGCGGACGGGGCCGTGGTGGTTTATGACGAATACGGGCCCGTCCGCATGATCCGCACGCACGAACACAAGTACGTGCACCGCCATCCGCACGGTCCGCATGAACTGTATGACCTGGTGGCGGATCCCGGCGAGCGCGTGAATCTGATGCACGACGCCGTTCCCCACCCCGCGCTGCCGGGTCTCCGCGTGCAGTTGGCCGGCTGGTTTGCGCGGCATGGGGTGCCGGAATTCGATGGTGCCGCGCTGCCGGTTGCCGGTGCCGGGCAGCATCTGCCGGTGGGTTCCTGGAATGTTCCGGCCACCGGGGGGCCGGCAGTTCCATCGGTGGGTTCGGACCCGCTGGGTGCATTCACCGGCCCCAATTGGGATGGCGTGTAG
- a CDS encoding chondroitinase family polysaccharide lyase: MYQSTASPGKLRIEAGRGQRTDAWCEMSLDFTGWRTAWIRYEDMDGKVHADMDTLRFIAPSDAGTLHLDQLIVNRPLRSNFPSPDRQAPFVNPGVHTDANQHWQDLLWFSRLAAQQLPAPEPTAGQLADLAAVKEAYGQSVRKQVKVTAPSVEVLVVKVDALGVPQSGVLGGGKPINGYQTTIYPPAIAADINRLAPTIALKDFTNQMFEVASAYDSTKDPDLQGSLAELYLRLLDYFHDQGWTEGSVQGTIHHLGYQNRGFYDSVWLMRELLASRGRLDEVRGTLHWMAGLGRIRMGEEHAEVLYNGIFDILNTTLHPLLGSVLITEGEASQVAHLSLLQQWLNNAIVPSPGIQSGFKPDSATFHHMGHYPAYARDGLTGGSTTLAVLSGTSFAISPESHERWNRALLSMRFYSNKSNFPISLSGRHPKGGESLKLGGYEMMTLAGSPDGNLALDPVMGAAFLRLLPAKPSSAQRALAEQLAAAGVVAEPDPSGCQVMNHAALVSQRRDSWLVSVRGHNRHLWSAEIYGGSNEYGRYITYGQVQVMGGGDPVSNAGSGFVQPGWDWNRFPGTTAIQLPFERLAAAIHPLGEEMLLTDQRLGGGGAIGGRNGAFLMSLHESEVHDGSFYARKSVFLFDNRVVALGSGIENRDRTNTTQTTLFQCHLADVSVPTQDSREGAVTALPYSKGANLTDSVWLLDPQNVGYYIPRGQRLEVSRSVQTAPDQSGKAEGALPYATAVLDHGTKPKRGKYEYAMVVGTTAEAMTSFSAEMGGRNGAPYQVIRHDDTAHVVHDRDTGITALAVFEAAKKLTDGVVMAVDAPSVVLVQPDGEDLILSVTDPDLRFYNGKDKSDPLLSPYGAPWRRSPSQGSLITVELEGAWDTQEQGVTVRAGRRTTKIIVPCADGLSSELRLTRS, from the coding sequence GTGTACCAGTCCACGGCGTCGCCCGGGAAGCTGCGCATCGAAGCCGGACGAGGGCAGCGCACGGATGCCTGGTGCGAGATGAGCCTGGACTTCACCGGCTGGCGGACGGCATGGATCCGCTACGAGGACATGGATGGGAAGGTGCATGCAGACATGGACACACTCCGTTTCATTGCCCCGTCCGATGCCGGAACCCTTCACCTCGACCAACTAATCGTCAACCGGCCGCTGCGTTCAAACTTTCCCAGCCCGGACAGGCAGGCGCCGTTCGTCAACCCCGGGGTCCACACGGATGCGAACCAGCATTGGCAGGACCTGCTCTGGTTCTCCCGGCTGGCCGCCCAACAGCTGCCTGCGCCGGAACCCACTGCCGGGCAGCTGGCCGACCTCGCCGCGGTCAAGGAAGCCTATGGCCAGTCTGTCCGCAAGCAAGTAAAAGTCACGGCACCCTCCGTTGAGGTGCTCGTGGTGAAGGTCGACGCACTGGGAGTGCCGCAGTCAGGTGTTCTGGGTGGCGGAAAGCCGATCAATGGCTACCAGACCACCATCTACCCGCCGGCCATCGCGGCTGACATCAACAGGCTCGCACCGACGATTGCGTTGAAGGACTTTACCAACCAAATGTTTGAGGTGGCCTCGGCCTATGACTCGACAAAAGACCCCGATCTGCAGGGCAGTTTGGCCGAGTTGTATCTCCGGTTGCTTGACTACTTCCACGACCAAGGTTGGACCGAAGGGAGCGTCCAGGGGACCATCCACCATCTTGGCTACCAGAACCGTGGCTTCTACGATTCGGTGTGGTTGATGCGGGAGTTGCTGGCATCGCGGGGCAGGCTCGACGAAGTCCGTGGAACCCTGCACTGGATGGCGGGCTTGGGCAGGATTCGGATGGGGGAGGAGCACGCCGAGGTGTTGTACAACGGCATTTTCGACATCCTCAACACGACGTTGCATCCCTTGCTTGGCAGTGTCTTGATCACCGAGGGTGAGGCATCCCAAGTGGCCCACCTGAGCTTGTTGCAGCAGTGGCTGAACAATGCCATTGTTCCTTCGCCGGGGATCCAGAGCGGGTTCAAGCCGGACTCCGCAACCTTCCACCACATGGGCCACTATCCGGCCTACGCGCGGGACGGGCTCACGGGCGGCTCAACAACGCTTGCCGTGCTCTCCGGCACCAGCTTTGCAATCTCCCCGGAATCGCACGAGCGCTGGAACCGGGCCCTGCTGTCGATGCGTTTCTACTCCAACAAGAGCAACTTTCCAATCAGCCTTTCCGGCAGGCACCCCAAGGGCGGCGAATCGCTGAAGCTGGGCGGCTACGAGATGATGACTCTGGCCGGAAGCCCGGACGGCAACCTGGCCTTGGATCCGGTCATGGGTGCTGCGTTCCTGCGGCTTCTGCCGGCAAAGCCCTCTTCGGCGCAACGAGCCTTGGCGGAGCAGCTGGCGGCAGCAGGCGTAGTTGCGGAACCGGATCCGAGCGGGTGCCAGGTGATGAACCATGCCGCGCTGGTATCGCAGCGGCGGGACAGCTGGCTGGTTTCCGTCCGCGGGCACAACCGGCACCTCTGGTCCGCCGAGATTTATGGCGGTTCCAACGAGTACGGCCGCTACATCACCTATGGCCAGGTGCAGGTGATGGGCGGCGGTGATCCGGTGAGCAATGCAGGATCGGGCTTTGTCCAACCTGGCTGGGACTGGAACAGGTTCCCGGGGACCACCGCTATCCAGCTCCCCTTTGAGCGGTTGGCCGCCGCAATCCACCCCTTGGGTGAGGAGATGCTGCTGACAGACCAGCGTTTGGGCGGTGGCGGTGCGATCGGCGGCAGGAACGGGGCGTTCCTTATGAGCCTGCATGAAAGCGAGGTCCATGACGGCTCGTTTTATGCCCGCAAGTCGGTGTTCCTCTTTGACAACAGGGTGGTGGCTCTAGGCAGTGGGATCGAGAACCGCGACCGCACCAACACCACCCAAACCACGCTGTTCCAATGCCACCTGGCCGATGTGTCCGTGCCGACGCAAGATTCGCGGGAGGGCGCGGTTACAGCCCTTCCCTATAGCAAGGGCGCAAATCTCACGGATTCTGTTTGGCTCCTGGACCCGCAAAATGTCGGCTACTACATACCGCGGGGTCAGCGGCTGGAAGTATCCCGGTCAGTTCAGACGGCGCCGGACCAGAGCGGCAAGGCCGAGGGCGCCTTGCCGTATGCGACAGCAGTCCTTGACCACGGCACCAAGCCCAAGCGCGGAAAATATGAGTACGCCATGGTGGTGGGCACAACAGCGGAGGCCATGACGTCCTTCTCAGCCGAGATGGGTGGGCGGAACGGCGCCCCGTACCAGGTGATCCGGCATGATGACACAGCGCATGTGGTGCACGACCGGGACACTGGAATCACTGCCTTGGCCGTGTTTGAGGCCGCCAAGAAACTCACCGACGGTGTGGTCATGGCAGTCGACGCTCCCTCCGTGGTGCTGGTCCAGCCTGACGGCGAGGACCTGATTCTCTCTGTGACCGACCCTGACCTCCGCTTCTACAACGGAAAGGACAAATCCGATCCGTTGCTCTCCCCGTATGGAGCGCCGTGGCGCCGCTCGCCCAGCCAGGGAAGCCTCATCACGGTGGAGCTGGAAGGTGCGTGGGACACCCAGGAGCAGGGTGTGACGGTGCGCGCCGGGCGCCGCACCACAAAAATCATCGTGCCTTGCGCGGACGGCCTGAGCAGTGAACTGCGGCTGACGAGGTCCTAG
- a CDS encoding IS110 family transposase translates to MTALSIVSHCHPFVVGVDTHARNHVYAILDATNGALLDTQSFPTTAAGINRAIKWVARRTNADADTLWVIEGAASYGAILAGTVAAHGFPVTEAPRMDAKKNRGVGKTDALDAHRMGMAVLSLPVEKLRCPRLNEGIRQGLRILVTARESMTKGRTRSINALNALVRSNNLGIDARRKLTPVQIEEISRWRERVEELALSIARSEAVRLAKHILDLGEQLESNEQKLDELVKVSEAAPLLEEKGFQAVAAAKCLVAWSHEGRVRSEAAFSCLAGVNPIPASSGNTVRHRLNRGGDRRLNSALHMAAITRMTYDSETCDYVEKRRAEGKTDKEIRRCIKRYLARRVFRILTAAAQATKVQEAA, encoded by the coding sequence GTGACCGCTCTGTCTATCGTCTCTCATTGCCACCCATTTGTCGTGGGTGTCGACACTCACGCACGCAACCACGTCTACGCCATCCTTGACGCCACCAATGGCGCACTGCTGGATACGCAGTCTTTCCCGACTACCGCGGCCGGTATCAACCGCGCCATCAAATGGGTCGCACGCCGCACCAACGCCGACGCCGATACCCTCTGGGTTATCGAGGGAGCCGCGTCCTACGGAGCGATCCTCGCCGGTACCGTAGCCGCCCATGGATTCCCCGTTACCGAGGCTCCTCGTATGGATGCCAAGAAGAACCGCGGTGTCGGTAAAACCGATGCCTTGGACGCCCACCGGATGGGCATGGCCGTGCTGTCGTTGCCGGTCGAGAAACTGCGCTGCCCCCGCTTGAATGAAGGGATCCGCCAAGGCTTGCGGATCCTGGTCACCGCCCGCGAGTCCATGACCAAGGGCCGTACCCGTTCGATCAACGCATTGAACGCTTTGGTACGAAGTAACAATCTCGGCATTGATGCCCGCAGGAAGCTCACCCCAGTCCAGATCGAGGAGATCTCACGCTGGCGTGAACGCGTGGAAGAACTGGCTTTGAGTATCGCCCGCTCCGAGGCGGTCCGCCTCGCCAAACACATCCTGGACCTCGGTGAGCAGTTGGAGTCCAACGAGCAAAAGCTGGACGAGCTGGTCAAGGTCAGCGAAGCCGCGCCCCTGCTTGAGGAGAAGGGATTCCAGGCGGTCGCCGCGGCGAAATGTCTGGTGGCGTGGTCGCACGAGGGACGGGTCCGTAGCGAGGCTGCCTTCTCCTGTCTGGCCGGCGTGAATCCCATCCCCGCATCGTCCGGGAACACCGTTCGGCATCGGCTGAACCGTGGAGGCGATAGAAGGCTCAACAGTGCTCTTCACATGGCCGCGATCACCAGGATGACCTACGACTCTGAAACCTGCGACTACGTCGAGAAACGACGTGCCGAAGGTAAGACCGACAAAGAAATCCGACGTTGCATCAAGCGCTATCTGGCCCGTCGGGTGTTCAGGATTCTGACTGCCGCGGCTCAGGCGACAAAGGTGCAGGAAGCGGCTTGA
- a CDS encoding polysaccharide lyase 8 family protein, whose product MTHGLSRRHLLQGAGALTFAGLLAGGFAPLAQAVEQASPDDMHALRERWADQVTGRRLVSAGDADYAGSLAALDAAVSESLARLLPEGARPQVFSDNPFTSDVHMVTTFKRLAQMAAAWTTPGSQHEGSATLLSHALAGLEDSNRLIYNKDQQEFGNWWNWEIGVPRPLGEALAILGSHVPEDLLGRYMAAVDHFIPEPTMQFSDERGKIISEGANRVDICQGIIVRSIVGNDPVRLAAAVNALSDVWQYVTSGNGFFTDGSFVQHSTIAYTGTYGLVLLSGLAKLFSLLGESEHAVSDPSRDILFKTVEDSFAPFLHNGQMMDSVRGRAISRTQERSYDNGNMAIESVLLLARAVDPATAARWRGLCRGWMDRNSYRSPLQGASIPRTALLKELAGSGSAAMAETPGHSFFAGMDRSVYRGNGWAAALGLCSNRIAWYECGNGENDLGAQTGSGMTYLYTGKPDHYDDGFWPTANLAKLPGTTVDTTPLPPRVEGQWGAVTPKNEWTGGATLGENGVAGMHLIAPGKTGMSARKAWFYSPDMVVALGADIHTTSGATVETIVEHRNLGAEGGAAMTVDGAPHTAPAGTSAVHQGATWAHVDGTGGYLLLGAEPLTVLRERREGSWKKVNTGGPADPLEREYATLLIDHGTGPDAGYAYALLPGATAKKTEQAARKAPSVLRNDAVGQGVSFGNKDSAAVFWQDGTVGDISADRAACVMFDGNPGHGRLAVSDPTQAADSITVTLAGTAYRRVTSGTGATLALDGGGNTVVTVSTAGLMGRTVELALHR is encoded by the coding sequence ATGACGCATGGACTCTCCCGCCGCCACCTCCTGCAGGGCGCCGGTGCCCTGACATTTGCCGGACTGCTGGCGGGCGGTTTCGCACCGCTGGCCCAGGCCGTGGAACAAGCCAGCCCGGATGACATGCATGCCCTGCGCGAGCGGTGGGCGGACCAGGTCACCGGCCGCAGGCTGGTCTCGGCAGGCGACGCAGACTATGCCGGGTCCCTGGCCGCACTGGACGCCGCGGTCAGCGAATCCCTCGCCAGGCTGCTGCCGGAAGGCGCCCGGCCGCAGGTCTTCAGCGACAACCCCTTCACCTCCGACGTCCACATGGTCACCACGTTCAAGCGGCTGGCACAGATGGCCGCGGCGTGGACCACCCCCGGCTCGCAGCACGAGGGCAGCGCCACCCTGCTGTCCCACGCCCTCGCGGGGCTGGAGGACAGCAACCGGCTCATCTACAACAAGGACCAGCAGGAGTTCGGCAACTGGTGGAACTGGGAAATCGGCGTCCCGCGCCCGCTGGGCGAGGCACTGGCCATCCTCGGCAGCCACGTGCCGGAGGACCTGCTGGGACGGTACATGGCCGCCGTCGACCACTTCATCCCGGAACCCACCATGCAGTTCTCGGATGAGCGCGGCAAGATCATTTCCGAAGGCGCCAACCGCGTGGACATCTGCCAGGGCATCATTGTCCGCTCCATCGTGGGCAACGACCCCGTGCGGCTCGCGGCGGCGGTCAATGCGCTGAGCGACGTGTGGCAGTACGTCACGAGCGGCAACGGATTCTTCACCGACGGCTCGTTCGTCCAGCACTCCACCATTGCCTACACGGGGACCTACGGCCTGGTGCTGCTCAGCGGCCTGGCCAAGCTGTTCTCCCTTCTCGGCGAATCGGAGCATGCCGTCTCGGACCCGAGCCGCGACATCCTGTTCAAGACCGTCGAGGACTCCTTCGCCCCGTTCCTGCACAACGGCCAGATGATGGACTCGGTGCGCGGGCGCGCCATTTCCCGCACGCAGGAGCGCAGCTACGACAACGGCAACATGGCCATCGAGTCCGTGCTGCTGCTCGCCCGCGCCGTCGACCCGGCCACCGCGGCGCGCTGGCGCGGACTGTGCCGGGGCTGGATGGACCGCAACAGCTACCGCAGCCCGCTGCAGGGTGCGTCCATCCCGCGCACAGCGCTGCTGAAGGAGCTCGCCGGCTCCGGCTCCGCCGCCATGGCGGAAACGCCGGGCCACAGCTTCTTCGCCGGCATGGACCGTTCCGTGTACCGCGGCAACGGCTGGGCCGCGGCGCTGGGCCTGTGCAGCAACCGCATCGCCTGGTACGAATGCGGCAACGGCGAAAATGACCTCGGCGCCCAGACCGGTTCCGGCATGACCTACCTCTACACCGGCAAGCCGGACCACTACGACGACGGCTTCTGGCCCACCGCGAATCTCGCAAAGCTGCCCGGCACCACGGTGGACACCACTCCCCTGCCGCCCAGGGTGGAGGGCCAGTGGGGTGCCGTCACGCCCAAAAACGAGTGGACGGGAGGTGCCACGCTCGGCGAAAACGGCGTGGCCGGCATGCACCTCATCGCCCCGGGCAAGACCGGCATGTCTGCCCGCAAGGCCTGGTTCTACAGCCCCGACATGGTGGTGGCCCTCGGCGCAGACATCCACACCACGAGCGGCGCCACGGTGGAAACCATCGTGGAGCACCGCAACCTCGGCGCCGAAGGCGGTGCAGCCATGACGGTCGACGGCGCACCCCACACCGCGCCTGCCGGCACCTCCGCGGTGCACCAGGGTGCAACGTGGGCGCACGTGGACGGCACGGGCGGCTACCTGCTGCTGGGTGCGGAGCCGCTGACGGTGCTGCGGGAGCGGCGCGAAGGTTCCTGGAAGAAAGTCAACACCGGAGGCCCGGCGGACCCGCTCGAGCGCGAGTACGCCACCTTGCTGATCGACCACGGCACCGGACCCGACGCCGGCTACGCCTATGCGCTGCTCCCCGGAGCCACCGCCAAGAAGACGGAGCAGGCCGCGCGCAAGGCCCCGTCGGTGCTCCGCAACGACGCCGTCGGGCAGGGCGTGTCGTTCGGCAACAAGGACTCGGCCGCCGTGTTCTGGCAGGACGGAACCGTCGGTGACATCAGCGCCGACAGGGCCGCCTGTGTCATGTTTGACGGCAATCCGGGCCACGGCCGGCTCGCGGTCTCCGACCCCACCCAGGCGGCGGACTCCATCACCGTGACGCTGGCCGGCACAGCCTACCGCCGTGTCACGTCCGGCACTGGCGCCACCCTGGCCCTGGACGGCGGCGGAAACACGGTGGTCACGGTCAGCACGGCCGGGCTGATGGGCCGGACGGTGGAGCTGGCCTTGCACCGCTGA
- a CDS encoding Gfo/Idh/MocA family protein has translation MRLGIIGAGAVAGLHAQGADDIAGLSLAAVCDLKADAAAKVAEPWGAAVYTDYRQMLAAGVVDAVVINTPHSLHKEMVLAAAAHGVHVLVEKPVATTLEDARTMEDACAAAGVVMVVGMIQHFMAEKLALRTALDAGRLGRVLMVHDYRSTDYRPGSRPDWFFDKAVSGGGAFINIGAHCLDRSLWLGGAPAARITATVLNRFGSPVETDGTMELLLENGVQLRITIASDCPNNIDEMLVVGELGTATVDPRRGTFMEIDGERTVLHTTSPHDIQNAFTAQLADFKAAVGGAAPAVSLAHASHVVELVLAAYAAAETGTAVELAPVPVP, from the coding sequence ATGCGCTTGGGAATTATTGGGGCGGGCGCTGTAGCCGGTCTCCACGCACAGGGTGCCGACGACATTGCGGGCTTGTCCCTGGCGGCAGTCTGCGACCTGAAGGCGGACGCTGCGGCCAAGGTGGCGGAACCCTGGGGCGCCGCCGTCTACACCGACTACCGGCAGATGCTGGCAGCGGGTGTTGTGGACGCCGTCGTGATCAACACCCCGCACAGCCTGCACAAGGAGATGGTGCTCGCCGCGGCGGCCCACGGTGTGCATGTCCTGGTGGAAAAACCCGTGGCCACCACGTTGGAGGACGCCCGGACCATGGAGGATGCGTGCGCTGCGGCCGGGGTGGTCATGGTGGTGGGCATGATCCAGCACTTCATGGCGGAGAAGCTGGCGCTGCGGACCGCCCTCGACGCCGGACGGCTGGGCAGGGTGTTGATGGTCCACGACTACCGCAGCACCGACTACCGCCCCGGCAGCCGCCCGGACTGGTTCTTTGACAAGGCCGTCTCCGGCGGCGGCGCCTTCATCAACATCGGCGCCCACTGCCTGGACCGCAGCCTGTGGCTGGGCGGGGCGCCCGCGGCGCGGATCACCGCCACGGTGCTCAACCGCTTCGGCTCTCCCGTGGAAACCGACGGCACCATGGAACTGCTCCTGGAAAACGGCGTCCAGCTGCGCATCACCATCGCCTCCGACTGCCCCAACAACATCGACGAGATGCTCGTGGTGGGCGAGCTGGGCACCGCCACTGTGGACCCCCGGCGCGGGACATTCATGGAGATCGACGGTGAACGCACCGTCCTGCACACCACCTCGCCGCACGACATCCAGAACGCGTTCACGGCGCAGCTCGCGGACTTCAAGGCGGCTGTGGGCGGCGCCGCGCCCGCCGTCAGCCTGGCACACGCCAGCCACGTGGTGGAACTGGTGCTCGCCGCCTACGCCGCCGCCGAGACCGGCACGGCCGTGGAACTGGCGCCCGTCCCCGTCCCCTGA
- a CDS encoding LacI family DNA-binding transcriptional regulator, whose translation MKKKPLVGRIRDADSRELKFQALAGDLRRGILAGTWAVGAKLPTEAQLAAETGLSLTTVRRAYEELEQARLVVRRQGSGSFVAERQPARRRSRFTVGVLLPDTQLYYPRVLQGLEETLSAQDVSLRLATYNYKPEREDSSIQFLIDSGVDGLILVPTLTGIPDPQRRVRELTGLNVPVVLLERSLMDLGPGDRTEHVCSDHQGGAYDAVAHLRGLGHRRVGLLTRTSNPTEPAIVAGYERAAADLGFDPLVLQALKNEWEDGAAEQLLQQLMAAGATAALVFGDREAALLEAAARRAGITIPDQLALVSYDDELADLAEVPLTAVSPAKHRMGKMAAEILLRRLVEGEDCPVHQVRLRPRLVVRDSCGAKTNAGDGVHK comes from the coding sequence TTGAAGAAGAAACCACTCGTCGGAAGGATCCGTGACGCGGACTCGAGGGAGCTGAAATTCCAGGCGCTCGCCGGCGATTTGCGCCGCGGCATCCTTGCCGGCACCTGGGCCGTGGGCGCCAAGCTGCCCACCGAGGCGCAGCTGGCTGCCGAGACGGGGCTCTCCCTCACCACGGTGCGCCGGGCGTATGAGGAACTGGAACAGGCCCGGCTGGTGGTGCGCCGCCAGGGCTCGGGGAGCTTCGTGGCCGAGCGCCAGCCTGCCCGGCGCCGGTCCCGCTTCACGGTTGGCGTGCTGCTGCCCGACACCCAGCTGTACTACCCCCGCGTGCTGCAGGGTCTCGAGGAAACGCTGTCGGCGCAGGATGTGAGCCTGCGCCTGGCCACCTACAACTACAAGCCGGAGCGCGAGGATTCCAGCATCCAGTTCCTGATTGACTCCGGCGTGGACGGGCTGATCCTTGTCCCCACGCTGACGGGCATTCCCGATCCGCAACGGCGCGTGCGGGAGCTGACGGGACTGAACGTTCCCGTCGTCCTGCTTGAACGCAGCCTGATGGACCTGGGGCCGGGGGACCGGACGGAGCATGTCTGTTCCGACCACCAGGGCGGCGCCTACGACGCCGTCGCGCACCTGCGCGGCCTGGGCCACCGGCGCGTCGGGCTGCTGACCCGAACAAGCAACCCGACGGAGCCGGCCATCGTGGCCGGGTATGAGCGCGCCGCCGCGGACCTCGGCTTTGACCCGCTCGTCCTGCAGGCGCTGAAGAACGAATGGGAGGACGGCGCCGCGGAGCAGCTGCTGCAGCAGCTCATGGCCGCCGGGGCAACGGCCGCACTGGTCTTCGGCGACCGGGAGGCGGCGTTGCTTGAGGCTGCAGCCCGGCGGGCCGGCATCACCATCCCGGACCAGCTCGCCCTGGTCTCCTACGACGACGAACTGGCAGACCTCGCGGAAGTGCCGCTGACCGCAGTGTCCCCGGCAAAACACCGGATGGGCAAGATGGCGGCCGAAATCCTGCTGCGCCGCCTGGTTGAAGGCGAAGACTGCCCCGTCCACCAGGTGCGGCTGCGGCCGCGGCTGGTGGTCAGGGACTCCTGCGGCGCCAAAACCAACGCCGGCGACGGCGTCCACAAATGA